One segment of Aquimarina sp. BL5 DNA contains the following:
- a CDS encoding bifunctional aconitate hydratase 2/2-methylisocitrate dehydratase — translation MNTYNDYIREIEERKSLGLHPKPIDGAELLSEIISQIKDNDNAHRDDSLNFFIYNVLPGTTSAAGVKAQFLKEIILGKEVVKEITPAFAFEQLSHMKGGPSVEVLLDLALGDDTAIANEAAKVLKTQVFLYEADTEQLEKAFKAGNTIAKELIESYAQAEFFTKLPDVEEEIEIVTFVAGIGDISTDLLSPGADAHSRSDRELHGQCMFEHNKDMQNELLALKQQHPDKRVMLVADKGTMGVGSSRMSGVNNVALWTGIPSSPYVPFINIAPVIAGTNGIAPIFLTTVGVTGGIGIDLKNWVKQKDAEGNTIVDEEGEAILKEAYSVATGTVLTINTKTKKLYKGDKELKDISTALTPPKMEFIKAGGSYAVVFGKKLQTFACKVLGIDVPQVYAASKEVSVEGQGLTAVEKIFNRNAVGTTPGKTLHAGSNVRVEVNIVGSQDTTGLMTSQELENMAATVISPIVDAGYQSGCHTASVWDDKSKANIPRLMKFMNDFGLVTARHPEGKYHAMTDVIHKVLNDIAVDDWDVIIGGDSHTRMAKGVAFGADSGTVALALATGEATMPIPESVKVTFKGEMKSYMDFRDVVHATQEQMLNQFEGENVFQGKIIEVHIGTLTSDQAFTFTDWTAEMKAKASICISEDDTLIESLEISRDRIQIMIDKGMDNPKQDLKGLVDKANNRITEIKTGTKSALKPDSDAKYYAEVVIDLDKIVEPMIADPDVNNEDVSKRYTHDNIQPLSFYGGTKKVDLGFIGSCMIHKGDMKILAQMLKNIEAQQGEVKFNAPLVVAPPTYNIVDELKAEGDWDVLVKYSGFEFDDSAPKGLARTKYENMLYLERPGCNLCMGNQEKAEPGDTVMATSTRLFQGRVVRDADGKKGESLLSSTPVVVLSTILGRTPTMEEYEAAVDGIVLTKFKPSQKQLVM, via the coding sequence ATGAACACTTACAATGATTACATCAGGGAGATCGAAGAAAGGAAATCCCTTGGGTTACACCCTAAGCCAATCGATGGAGCTGAGTTATTAAGCGAAATTATTTCGCAAATTAAGGATAACGATAATGCACATCGTGATGACTCCCTTAACTTTTTTATCTATAATGTTTTACCAGGAACCACAAGTGCTGCTGGTGTAAAAGCTCAGTTTTTAAAAGAAATTATTTTAGGTAAAGAAGTAGTTAAAGAAATTACTCCTGCTTTTGCTTTTGAGCAATTATCTCATATGAAAGGTGGACCTTCTGTAGAAGTATTGTTAGATTTAGCTTTGGGTGATGATACTGCTATAGCTAATGAAGCAGCTAAAGTATTAAAAACACAGGTTTTCTTGTACGAGGCAGATACAGAACAATTAGAAAAAGCTTTTAAAGCAGGTAATACTATTGCTAAAGAATTAATAGAGAGTTATGCTCAAGCAGAGTTTTTTACAAAGTTACCAGACGTAGAAGAAGAAATAGAGATTGTAACTTTTGTTGCAGGTATAGGTGATATTTCTACAGATTTATTATCTCCGGGAGCGGATGCGCATTCTAGATCAGATCGTGAATTGCACGGTCAGTGTATGTTTGAGCACAATAAGGATATGCAAAATGAATTATTGGCTTTAAAACAACAACATCCTGATAAACGAGTGATGTTAGTTGCTGATAAAGGAACTATGGGAGTAGGCTCTTCTAGAATGTCTGGTGTAAATAATGTTGCGTTATGGACAGGTATTCCTTCTAGCCCATATGTACCATTTATTAACATAGCGCCAGTAATTGCTGGTACCAATGGTATTGCACCAATATTCTTAACAACTGTTGGAGTAACTGGTGGTATTGGTATTGATTTAAAAAATTGGGTAAAGCAAAAAGATGCTGAAGGAAATACAATTGTAGATGAAGAAGGAGAAGCAATCTTAAAAGAAGCCTATTCTGTAGCTACAGGTACAGTTCTTACAATAAATACAAAAACAAAGAAATTATATAAAGGAGACAAAGAGTTAAAAGATATCTCAACTGCTTTAACACCACCAAAAATGGAGTTTATTAAGGCAGGAGGTTCTTATGCTGTTGTTTTCGGTAAGAAATTACAAACATTTGCTTGTAAAGTTTTAGGAATTGACGTTCCTCAAGTGTATGCTGCTTCCAAAGAAGTTTCTGTGGAAGGACAAGGTCTAACTGCTGTTGAGAAAATTTTCAATAGAAATGCAGTAGGAACAACACCTGGTAAAACATTACATGCAGGTTCGAATGTTAGAGTCGAAGTTAACATTGTAGGTTCTCAAGATACTACAGGTTTAATGACTTCTCAAGAATTAGAGAATATGGCTGCTACAGTAATCTCTCCAATTGTTGATGCTGGTTATCAATCAGGATGTCATACAGCTTCAGTTTGGGATGACAAGTCTAAAGCTAATATTCCAAGATTAATGAAGTTTATGAATGACTTCGGATTAGTTACTGCGCGTCATCCTGAAGGGAAATATCACGCAATGACTGATGTAATTCATAAGGTATTAAATGATATAGCAGTTGATGATTGGGATGTTATCATAGGTGGAGATTCGCATACACGTATGGCAAAAGGAGTTGCCTTTGGAGCGGATTCAGGAACAGTTGCTTTAGCATTAGCTACAGGAGAGGCTACAATGCCAATTCCAGAGTCTGTAAAGGTTACTTTTAAAGGAGAAATGAAATCTTATATGGATTTCCGTGATGTTGTTCACGCGACTCAAGAGCAGATGTTAAATCAGTTTGAAGGTGAAAATGTTTTCCAAGGAAAAATTATAGAAGTGCATATTGGTACATTAACTTCTGATCAAGCATTTACATTTACAGATTGGACTGCAGAAATGAAAGCAAAAGCATCTATCTGTATTTCTGAAGATGATACTTTAATCGAATCCTTAGAAATCTCTAGAGATCGTATTCAAATTATGATTGATAAAGGGATGGATAATCCGAAACAAGATCTTAAAGGGTTAGTTGATAAAGCAAATAACCGTATCACGGAAATTAAAACAGGAACTAAATCGGCATTAAAGCCAGATTCAGATGCTAAGTATTATGCTGAAGTTGTTATTGATCTAGATAAGATTGTAGAACCAATGATAGCTGATCCAGATGTAAATAATGAAGATGTATCTAAGCGTTATACGCACGATAATATTCAACCATTATCTTTTTATGGAGGAACAAAGAAGGTAGATTTAGGTTTCATAGGATCTTGTATGATCCATAAAGGAGATATGAAAATTTTAGCTCAAATGTTAAAGAACATTGAAGCTCAGCAGGGTGAAGTTAAGTTTAATGCTCCCTTAGTTGTAGCGCCTCCTACATATAATATCGTAGATGAGTTAAAAGCAGAAGGTGATTGGGATGTTTTAGTGAAATATTCTGGTTTTGAGTTTGATGATAGTGCACCAAAAGGTTTAGCACGTACCAAGTATGAGAATATGTTATACTTAGAACGTCCTGGATGTAACTTATGTATGGGTAACCAGGAAAAAGCGGAACCAGGAGATACGGTGATGGCTACTTCTACGCGTCTATTCCAAGGAAGAGTTGTTAGAGATGCCGATGGCAAAAAAGGAGAATCTTTGTTGTCTTCTACACCAGTAGTGGTTTTATCTACTATTTTAGGTAGAACACCAACCATGGAAGAATATGAAGCTGCTGTTGATGGTATTGTATTAACTAAGTTTAAACCTTCTCAGAAACAGTTGGTTATGTAA
- a CDS encoding aconitate hydratase — MAFDIDMIKKVYAQVAERVDAAREVTGKPLTLAEKILYSHLWDSKSKKAFTRGKDYVDFAPDRIACQDATAQMALLQFMQAGKKKVAVPTTVHCDHLIQAKVGADKDLQSAMNTSSEVFNFLESVSDKYGIGFWKPGAGIIHQVVLENYAFPGGMMIGTDSHTVNAGGLGMVAIGVGGADAVDVMAGMPWELKFPKLIGVKLTGKLSGWTAPKDVILKVAEILTVKGGTDAIVEYFGPGATSMSCTGKGTICNMGAEIGATTSTFGYDESMERYLRATERAEVADAANKVKEHLTADPEVYANPEQYFDQVIEINLSELGPLLNGPFTPDLSTEVGTSMTEKAKANDWPLQVEWGLIGSCTNSSYEDLSRASSIAQQALDKGLKMKSELGINPGSEQVRYTAERDGILGIFEKLDAKIFTNACGPCIGQWARYSDPKNAPKNSIVHSFNRNFAKRADGNPNTHAFVASPELTAAIAVSGRLDFNPLTDKLINEEGQEVMFDEPTGWELPPKGFEVEDAGYLAPVEDGSGVQVNVSPTSERLQLLTPFEPIGDEIKGAKLLIKAFGKCTTDHISMAGPWLRYRGHLDNISNNCLIGAVNAFGKKTNFVKNQLDGEFGGVPDTARAYKAAGVPTIVVGDHNYGEGSSREHAAMEPRHLGVVAVIVKSFARIHETNLKKQGMLGLTFANEADYDKIQEDDTINFLDLNAFTPGKTLNIEFVHADGSKDVIEVNHTYNDSQIEWFKEGSALNLIKKQNA, encoded by the coding sequence ATGGCATTCGATATCGATATGATAAAAAAGGTGTATGCTCAGGTTGCAGAAAGAGTAGATGCTGCTCGCGAAGTAACAGGAAAACCTTTAACATTAGCAGAGAAAATTTTGTACTCACATCTTTGGGATAGTAAAAGTAAAAAAGCATTTACAAGGGGTAAGGATTATGTTGATTTTGCACCAGACAGAATCGCTTGTCAGGATGCAACTGCTCAGATGGCATTATTACAATTTATGCAAGCTGGAAAAAAGAAAGTTGCAGTTCCAACTACAGTACATTGTGATCACTTGATTCAGGCCAAAGTTGGCGCTGATAAAGATTTACAATCAGCTATGAATACTAGTAGTGAAGTATTTAATTTCTTAGAATCGGTATCTGATAAGTACGGTATTGGTTTTTGGAAACCTGGAGCTGGAATTATTCATCAGGTAGTATTAGAAAATTATGCATTTCCGGGAGGTATGATGATTGGTACTGATTCTCATACGGTAAATGCGGGAGGCTTAGGAATGGTAGCAATTGGTGTTGGTGGAGCTGATGCTGTGGATGTAATGGCCGGAATGCCTTGGGAATTAAAATTCCCTAAATTGATTGGTGTTAAACTGACTGGTAAATTATCTGGCTGGACAGCACCAAAAGATGTGATTCTAAAAGTAGCGGAAATTCTTACTGTAAAAGGTGGAACCGATGCAATTGTAGAATATTTTGGTCCAGGAGCAACTTCAATGTCTTGCACCGGAAAAGGAACTATTTGCAATATGGGAGCCGAAATCGGTGCTACAACATCTACATTTGGGTATGATGAATCCATGGAGCGTTATTTACGAGCTACAGAAAGAGCTGAAGTAGCAGATGCTGCTAATAAAGTAAAAGAACATTTAACTGCAGATCCAGAAGTATATGCAAATCCTGAGCAATATTTTGATCAGGTTATAGAAATTAATCTGTCAGAATTGGGACCATTATTAAATGGGCCATTTACACCAGATTTATCTACTGAGGTTGGTACGAGTATGACAGAAAAAGCAAAAGCGAATGATTGGCCATTACAGGTAGAATGGGGACTTATAGGTTCTTGTACCAATTCTTCTTATGAAGATTTATCACGTGCTTCTTCTATTGCGCAACAAGCATTGGATAAAGGTCTAAAAATGAAATCCGAGTTAGGAATTAATCCTGGTTCTGAACAAGTAAGATACACAGCAGAAAGAGATGGTATTCTTGGAATATTCGAAAAATTAGATGCCAAGATATTTACTAATGCTTGTGGACCTTGTATCGGACAATGGGCAAGATATAGTGATCCCAAAAATGCACCTAAAAATAGTATCGTTCATTCTTTTAATAGAAACTTTGCTAAGCGAGCAGATGGAAATCCAAATACACATGCTTTTGTAGCCTCTCCAGAATTAACCGCTGCCATTGCAGTTTCTGGGCGACTAGATTTTAACCCACTTACGGATAAATTGATTAATGAAGAAGGACAAGAAGTAATGTTTGATGAGCCAACTGGATGGGAGTTACCTCCTAAAGGTTTCGAAGTAGAGGATGCAGGATACTTAGCGCCGGTAGAAGATGGTAGTGGAGTACAAGTTAATGTAAGCCCAACTTCAGAAAGGCTTCAGTTATTAACTCCTTTTGAGCCAATAGGTGATGAGATTAAAGGGGCAAAGCTGTTAATCAAAGCTTTCGGAAAATGTACTACAGATCATATTTCTATGGCGGGGCCTTGGTTACGCTACAGAGGACATTTAGATAATATATCCAATAACTGCTTAATAGGAGCAGTGAATGCCTTTGGGAAAAAGACAAATTTTGTTAAAAATCAATTAGACGGAGAATTTGGTGGTGTACCAGATACTGCAAGAGCTTACAAAGCTGCTGGTGTTCCTACAATAGTAGTTGGGGATCACAATTATGGAGAAGGTTCTTCTAGAGAGCACGCGGCAATGGAGCCAAGACATTTAGGTGTTGTTGCGGTAATTGTAAAATCTTTTGCTCGTATCCATGAAACTAACCTTAAAAAACAAGGTATGTTAGGATTAACGTTTGCGAATGAAGCGGATTATGATAAAATTCAGGAAGATGATACTATCAATTTCTTAGATTTAAACGCCTTTACACCTGGAAAAACGTTGAACATCGAATTTGTTCACGCTGACGGTTCTAAAGATGTGATTGAAGTAAATCATACGTATAACGATTCTCAAATCGAATGGTTCAAAGAAGGTTCTGCTTTGAATCTAATTAAAAAGCAAAACGCTTAA
- a CDS encoding NUDIX domain-containing protein: MVRQNIKVAVDAVVFGYKDKALHVLLIKRDIEPFKDSWALPGGLVLENESLENAVERELKEETNVTVDYLEQLYSFGKPGRDPRNRVVSITYFGLVKPEHHTIKADTDANDVAWFDINELPELAFDHATILDVAKKRLRNKLTYEPIGFDLLADKFLFSDLEKLYMTILDKQIDRRNFRKKILSFGILEELKEKISEGRGRPANLFKFNHKQYFKLKEEGFLFDIK; the protein is encoded by the coding sequence ATGGTACGCCAAAATATTAAAGTAGCGGTAGATGCAGTGGTCTTTGGATACAAGGATAAAGCATTGCATGTGCTTTTAATAAAAAGAGATATAGAGCCTTTTAAAGATTCGTGGGCCTTACCAGGTGGTTTGGTATTAGAAAATGAAAGTTTGGAAAATGCTGTAGAACGAGAACTTAAAGAAGAGACTAACGTTACTGTAGATTATTTAGAGCAGTTATATTCTTTTGGTAAACCCGGTCGAGATCCAAGAAATAGAGTAGTGAGTATTACCTATTTTGGTTTAGTAAAACCAGAACATCATACTATAAAAGCAGATACCGATGCTAATGATGTAGCTTGGTTCGATATCAATGAACTCCCAGAGTTAGCGTTTGATCATGCTACGATACTAGATGTAGCCAAGAAAAGATTACGAAATAAATTGACTTACGAACCAATAGGTTTCGATTTATTAGCAGATAAGTTTCTTTTCTCTGACTTAGAGAAATTATATATGACGATTCTCGATAAACAAATCGACCGAAGAAACTTTAGAAAGAAAATTTTGAGCTTCGGTATTTTAGAGGAGTTAAAAGAAAAAATTTCTGAAGGAAGAGGAAGACCAGCAAATCTTTTCAAATTCAATCATAAACAATACTTCAAACTTAAAGAAGAAGGTTTTCTTTTCGATATAAAGTAA
- the prs gene encoding ribose-phosphate diphosphokinase gives MQYLHLDQSFTPFDKSIEFTSFVFNGGEPHIKISEKSIGNEVTITHRLNSFNDVGLLLVATDALRRMDVKLINVLIPYFPAARQDRVMVSGESLSVKVYADIINTQNYNQVMVFDPHSEVTPALLNNVKVIENYEYVKQCLYEIKEDVVLISPDGGALKKIYKVSEYLGGIEVVECSKKRDVKTGKLSGFRVYEDDLKGKHCVIVDDICDGGGTFLGLATALKEKNAGKLSLVVSHGIFSKGFEKLNKSFDTVFTTNSFRDIEEEKVVQFSVI, from the coding sequence ATGCAGTATTTACATTTAGATCAGTCATTTACTCCATTCGATAAATCAATTGAGTTTACTTCGTTTGTTTTTAATGGTGGTGAGCCACATATCAAAATCTCTGAAAAATCCATAGGTAATGAAGTAACAATTACACATAGATTGAATTCATTTAATGATGTTGGTTTATTGTTAGTGGCCACAGATGCGTTGCGTAGAATGGATGTGAAATTAATTAATGTTTTGATTCCGTATTTTCCTGCTGCAAGACAGGATAGAGTTATGGTTAGTGGAGAATCACTAAGTGTAAAAGTATATGCGGATATTATAAATACGCAAAACTATAACCAGGTGATGGTTTTTGACCCACATTCTGAAGTAACTCCGGCGTTGTTGAATAATGTAAAAGTGATTGAGAACTATGAGTATGTAAAACAATGTTTGTATGAAATTAAGGAGGATGTGGTATTGATATCTCCAGATGGAGGAGCATTAAAAAAGATTTATAAAGTATCTGAGTATTTAGGAGGAATAGAAGTTGTAGAATGTTCTAAGAAAAGAGATGTAAAAACAGGGAAACTATCTGGATTTAGAGTATACGAAGATGATCTTAAAGGAAAACACTGTGTAATTGTTGATGATATCTGTGATGGAGGAGGAACATTTTTAGGATTGGCAACAGCATTAAAAGAAAAAAATGCAGGAAAGCTAAGCTTGGTAGTTAGTCACGGAATTTTTAGCAAAGGCTTTGAGAAATTAAACAAGTCATTTGATACTGTTTTTACTACCAATTCTTTTAGAGATATAGAAGAGGAGAAAGTAGTGCAGTTTTCAGTTATATAG
- a CDS encoding nucleoside 2-deoxyribosyltransferase domain-containing protein: MKVITAPTKIELDKNLSVFLAGSIEVGVAERWQDIVISEFSEEDITILNPRRASWDASWKQKIDNPIFKEQVNWELEALEKSDVIIMYFDNNTKSPITLLELGLFARSGKLIVCCPDGFWRKGNVAIVCERYEVKQVDSLEELINEVKKKVK; the protein is encoded by the coding sequence ATGAAAGTAATAACAGCACCAACAAAAATAGAACTAGATAAAAATCTAAGTGTTTTTCTAGCAGGTAGTATCGAAGTAGGTGTTGCAGAAAGATGGCAGGATATCGTAATAAGTGAGTTTTCAGAAGAAGATATTACGATTTTAAATCCCAGAAGAGCAAGTTGGGATGCTAGTTGGAAACAAAAAATAGACAACCCCATTTTTAAGGAACAAGTAAACTGGGAACTAGAAGCGTTAGAAAAGTCTGATGTGATCATAATGTACTTTGATAATAATACCAAGTCACCAATTACGCTTTTAGAATTAGGGTTATTTGCTAGAAGTGGAAAACTAATCGTTTGTTGTCCAGACGGATTCTGGAGGAAAGGAAATGTAGCTATTGTCTGTGAGCGATATGAAGTAAAACAAGTAGATAGTTTAGAAGAATTGATCAATGAAGTAAAGAAGAAAGTGAAATGA
- a CDS encoding ADP-ribosylglycohydrolase family protein — MKSLLEQIKGGVFGVAVGDALGVPYEFLDRDQMDKRPARDMIGYGTHNQPEGTWSDDSSLTFCLMDSLCNGYDLNDIASKFAAWFYENFWTPRGFVFDIGITTKNAIYQYKRGMTPDLCGGLDEYSNGNGSLMRILPLVYFLKDESNINTRYDIIKRVSSITHGHLRSVFSCFIYVEYTLLLLNGRDKFEAYEAIKKPILDFAIENDFNPKEITLFSRILEEDISKQDRFNIKGTGYVLRTLEASFWCLLNSESYEEAALKAVNLGEDTDTTAAVTGGLAGLYYGYNTIPETWKLQLARFEDIDDLIERFNESLI, encoded by the coding sequence ATGAAAAGTTTATTAGAACAAATAAAAGGAGGAGTATTTGGAGTAGCCGTTGGTGATGCATTAGGAGTACCATATGAGTTCTTGGATAGAGATCAAATGGATAAAAGACCAGCTCGAGATATGATTGGATATGGTACACATAATCAACCAGAAGGAACTTGGTCTGATGATAGCTCACTAACTTTTTGCCTGATGGATAGTTTGTGTAACGGGTACGATTTAAATGATATAGCTTCAAAATTTGCAGCTTGGTTTTATGAAAATTTTTGGACACCAAGAGGTTTTGTTTTTGATATTGGTATAACAACTAAAAATGCAATCTATCAATATAAAAGAGGAATGACACCGGATTTATGTGGAGGATTGGATGAATATTCTAATGGGAATGGTTCTCTGATGCGGATATTACCACTGGTATATTTTCTAAAAGATGAAAGTAATATTAATACAAGGTATGATATTATTAAAAGAGTTTCATCTATTACACACGGGCATTTGAGATCTGTTTTTTCTTGTTTTATTTATGTAGAATATACCTTATTGCTTCTAAATGGCAGGGATAAATTTGAAGCCTATGAAGCTATTAAAAAGCCAATATTAGATTTTGCTATTGAAAACGATTTTAATCCAAAAGAAATTACTTTGTTTTCCAGAATTTTAGAAGAAGATATCTCGAAACAAGATAGATTTAATATCAAAGGAACTGGATACGTATTGAGAACTTTAGAAGCCTCATTTTGGTGTTTACTTAATTCAGAATCTTATGAAGAAGCTGCACTGAAAGCAGTGAATCTAGGTGAAGATACGGATACTACAGCTGCAGTAACAGGTGGCTTGGCAGGATTGTATTATGGATATAATACAATTCCTGAAACTTGGAAACTCCAGTTAGCAAGGTTTGAAGATATAGATGATTTGATAGAAAGATTTAATGAAAGTTTAATTTAA
- a CDS encoding NADAR family protein — protein sequence MKYTLQHIQEQFNKGKSLKYLFFWGHMPNKDGSIGKSCFSQWWNQPFEVEGVVYKTAEHWMMAEKARLFEDIEILKEIIDCNQPMEAKQLGRKVRNFDPKVWDAHKYEIVKQGNYHKFSQHEEQKQFLLNTKKRIIVEASPRDRIWGIGMGQANEKAQNPNLWRGKNLLGFALMEVRDMLSP from the coding sequence ATGAAATACACATTACAACATATACAGGAACAATTCAATAAAGGAAAAAGTTTAAAATACTTATTCTTCTGGGGCCATATGCCTAATAAGGATGGAAGTATTGGTAAAAGTTGTTTTAGTCAATGGTGGAATCAACCCTTCGAAGTAGAAGGAGTTGTTTATAAAACGGCAGAACATTGGATGATGGCTGAAAAAGCCAGATTGTTTGAAGACATTGAAATTTTAAAAGAGATTATTGATTGCAATCAACCAATGGAAGCAAAACAACTAGGTAGAAAGGTTAGAAACTTTGATCCTAAGGTATGGGATGCTCATAAGTACGAAATTGTAAAACAAGGAAACTATCATAAGTTTTCACAGCACGAAGAACAGAAACAGTTTTTATTGAATACCAAGAAAAGAATTATTGTAGAAGCGAGTCCAAGAGATCGCATATGGGGAATCGGGATGGGACAAGCAAATGAAAAAGCTCAAAATCCCAACTTATGGAGAGGAAAAAACTTATTAGGTTTTGCCCTGATGGAAGTAAGAGATATGCTGAGTCCATAA
- a CDS encoding DUF4291 domain-containing protein, which yields MKLELTNYKEQEQVWPQHGYHIMAQYDDQKIVVYQSYRPAIGNFAVENQFFGGPFSLERMTWIKPNFLWMMYRNGWGTKEGQEVVLAIHLKREAFESYLSNAVYSSFKPELYSSYEAWQEDVTNSDVRLQWDPDHDPYGVKLERRAIQIGLRKEYIKSYASEDILEIEDISQFVKEQYELVQSNNLEELVTPFEKPLIFGNEKLNTYLKLK from the coding sequence ATGAAATTAGAGTTAACAAATTATAAAGAACAAGAACAAGTCTGGCCACAACATGGATATCATATTATGGCTCAGTATGATGATCAGAAAATAGTGGTATATCAATCATACAGACCAGCAATTGGAAATTTTGCAGTTGAAAATCAATTTTTCGGAGGTCCATTTAGTTTAGAAAGAATGACTTGGATTAAGCCTAATTTTCTTTGGATGATGTATCGTAATGGATGGGGAACGAAAGAAGGACAAGAAGTTGTGTTAGCTATACATCTAAAGCGAGAGGCTTTCGAAAGTTACCTAAGTAACGCGGTGTACTCTTCATTTAAACCTGAATTATATTCATCTTATGAAGCTTGGCAAGAGGATGTTACTAATTCTGATGTTAGACTACAATGGGATCCTGATCACGATCCTTATGGAGTAAAGCTAGAAAGAAGAGCAATTCAGATTGGATTAAGAAAAGAGTATATAAAATCATATGCGTCCGAAGATATATTGGAGATAGAGGATATTTCACAATTTGTAAAAGAACAATATGAACTAGTACAATCTAATAATTTGGAAGAATTGGTAACACCTTTTGAAAAACCATTGATTTTTGGAAATGAGAAGTTGAATACATATTTGAAGTTAAAATAA
- a CDS encoding DUF4291 domain-containing protein, with protein sequence MEQEIRADYDRDTITVYQAYGKSIAVSAIKNNKFESPFSFNRMTWIKPSYLWLMERSNWGTKSNQEYILGIKIKKVSWEKALSIGVLTDPDKTIYKSGALWDKEFRNAKVHIQWDPERTLKGTKMQIRSIQVGIGRDLIKEYNEEWIQEINDLTPLTKKIRLLLKEGKYKEAKRLVPGEKIYEVPDDTKRRIGIR encoded by the coding sequence ATGGAGCAGGAAATAAGAGCAGATTATGATAGAGATACGATTACGGTATATCAGGCCTATGGTAAATCCATTGCAGTGTCTGCTATCAAAAATAATAAGTTCGAATCACCTTTTTCTTTTAACCGAATGACTTGGATCAAACCATCGTATTTATGGTTAATGGAACGAAGTAATTGGGGAACAAAATCCAATCAGGAGTATATCCTTGGAATAAAAATAAAGAAAGTTAGTTGGGAAAAAGCCCTGTCAATTGGAGTGTTAACAGATCCCGATAAAACTATTTATAAAAGTGGTGCTTTATGGGATAAGGAATTCCGAAATGCAAAAGTTCATATTCAATGGGATCCAGAAAGAACATTGAAAGGAACTAAGATGCAAATTAGATCCATTCAGGTGGGTATTGGTAGAGATTTAATAAAAGAGTATAATGAAGAATGGATACAGGAAATAAACGATTTAACTCCGTTAACCAAGAAAATTCGATTATTACTAAAAGAAGGGAAATATAAGGAAGCTAAAAGATTAGTGCCTGGAGAAAAAATATATGAAGTTCCTGATGATACAAAACGAAGAATAGGAATTAGATAA
- a CDS encoding O-acetyl-ADP-ribose deacetylase: protein MKLKVLQSDITAIKVDAIVNAANTSLLGGGGVDGAIHRKGGSEILEACRKIRATQGKCNPGEAVITIAGNLSAKYVIHTVGPVWNTGGKIKEELLRSCYVNSLQLAMDNGARTIAFPNISTGIYKFPKELAAKIAIETVKDFKSDEIEEVIFVCFDEENYKLYDKLLRI from the coding sequence ATGAAACTAAAAGTACTCCAATCTGATATTACCGCTATAAAAGTAGACGCTATTGTCAATGCCGCCAATACTTCTTTGTTAGGTGGAGGAGGAGTTGATGGTGCGATTCATCGAAAAGGTGGTTCTGAAATTTTAGAAGCTTGTAGAAAGATTAGAGCTACCCAAGGTAAATGTAATCCAGGTGAAGCGGTGATTACTATTGCAGGAAATCTTTCTGCTAAATATGTAATTCACACCGTTGGACCTGTATGGAATACTGGAGGAAAAATAAAAGAAGAGCTATTGAGAAGTTGTTATGTCAATTCATTGCAATTAGCGATGGATAATGGAGCGAGAACAATTGCTTTTCCCAACATCAGTACAGGGATTTATAAGTTCCCTAAAGAGCTAGCAGCCAAAATTGCTATTGAAACAGTTAAGGATTTTAAATCAGATGAAATAGAAGAGGTGATTTTTGTTTGCTTTGATGAAGAGAATTATAAGCTATATGATAAATTGTTAAGGATATGA